AGCCTGCTTCTTAAATCGTGGCGCGCGCGTCTGGGGCTTTAGCTTATTAGGTCTCATGCTGAGCGGGGAGTCTCTGTTGACCGCTCAATCGGTAGAAACCTTGGGGCCAAAGGTCGTTTTTGAGGAACAGCAGACCTTGCCGGCGGGCAGTCAAATGCCAGGAGAGCAATATGTTCTCTTTGGTGCGAACGCTCAACCAGGTGCAGCGGAAGGCGTGGACCCGTCCATGAATTTAATCAAGTTGTCTGACTTCGAGGTCACGGCCCCCGTGCTTGGGCGTCCTCGATTACTGCCAAACGTTCGAAAACCAGACTTGGCAAAGGTCAGGCTTCCGGGCGATTCACAGGAGGTCGTGAGCACAGGACTGCTCAACATCATGGGGAGTCCTGATCGCTACTCGGATGTGGCCAGTTTCCGTATCCGTAACCCTGCAGTGACTTCCTTTACACTTTGGGTGCTACATGGGACCTTGCCGATTGGAAAGACTGATCAGAGCTATTCGCCGCATCTTGCGATTCGAGTCAATGGGGCCGCAGCCACAGCGGAAGTTGCCAGCGTGCTGACCCAGGTCGGGAATACTTTTACCCAGTTTACAATCACGGGAGCGTCACGTTCCGACTCTTTTACCTTGGCTTTGAAGGCGGGCGAAGGCGGCCCATATTTGACGGTCGCAGGCTTGAGCTTTTCAGTGCCGCCGGCTCTCAAATCCGACGAGGAAAGCTTTGTCGAAATCGAGCGAGAGGGATGGTTGGATTTGAACAAGAATGGATCGAAAGATGTGTACGAAGATCCATCTCAAGCGCTCGATCGCCGTGTGAATGATCTGCTGGCTCAAATGACGATGGAAGAGAAATTGGGCCAACTGAATCAACTCGTGATGGTGGGAGGCAACGATGGAAAAGATGCGAATTACTTTCCGAACTTACGTCGTGGGGAAGTGAGCTCATTTATTTGGAGCCGGGATTTGGCTTTGCGTAATCAATTTCAGCGTATTGTGGTCCAGGAGTCTCGCTTGGGCATTCCGATTATATTTGGAATGGATATGATTCACGGCACGCGAACACTCTTTCCGATTGCGCTGGGCTTGTCCTGTTCCTTTGAACCCGAACTGTTTGAGCGCTCGCAGGCGGTCGCGGCGCGGGAAGCACGGGCGGCCGGCATCGACTGGGTCTTTGCACCGATGTGTGATTTGGCGCGTGATCCGCGTTGGGGCCGCGTGGTCGAAACCGCAGGCGAGGACCCCTATCTGTCGGCGCTATGCAATGCGGCCCAGGTGCGTGGCTTTCAAGGTGAGGACCCTTCTGCCTCAGACCGCGTGGCTGCTTGCTTAAAGCACTTTGTGGGCTATAGCGCGGTCACCGGGGGCAGAGATTATAACGATGCCGAGGTCTCCGAATGGACGCTTCGCAATATGCATTTACCAATATTCCACGCGGGGATTGATGCGGGGGCACTCACTGTGATGAGTAGTTTCAATACTTTGGACGGCATTCCCACTGTGGCGAACCGTTATGCGTTGACGGAGATTCTTCGAGACGAATGGGGCTTTGACGGCTTTGTCGTGAGCGATTGGATGGCGGTGCTGGAGCAAGTCAGTTGGGGCTATGCAAAAGATGCAGCCGACGCGGCCGCGCGTGCGATCTCGGCGGGCAACGATATGGACATGAAGTCCGATTCCTACTTCCCCCATTTAGCGAGTGAAGTGAGGGCGGGACGTGTTTCACTGGCCACGGTAGATGAGGCCGTGCGCCGTGTGCTGCGGGTTAAATTTCAAGTTGGTCTATTTGAGCGTCCTTACACCGAGGAGCTCGGTTACCGTACCGATTCGCGACCAG
The nucleotide sequence above comes from Coraliomargarita algicola. Encoded proteins:
- a CDS encoding glycoside hydrolase family 3 N-terminal domain-containing protein, which produces MMNSMCRFIRGWQKACFLNRGARVWGFSLLGLMLSGESLLTAQSVETLGPKVVFEEQQTLPAGSQMPGEQYVLFGANAQPGAAEGVDPSMNLIKLSDFEVTAPVLGRPRLLPNVRKPDLAKVRLPGDSQEVVSTGLLNIMGSPDRYSDVASFRIRNPAVTSFTLWVLHGTLPIGKTDQSYSPHLAIRVNGAAATAEVASVLTQVGNTFTQFTITGASRSDSFTLALKAGEGGPYLTVAGLSFSVPPALKSDEESFVEIEREGWLDLNKNGSKDVYEDPSQALDRRVNDLLAQMTMEEKLGQLNQLVMVGGNDGKDANYFPNLRRGEVSSFIWSRDLALRNQFQRIVVQESRLGIPIIFGMDMIHGTRTLFPIALGLSCSFEPELFERSQAVAAREARAAGIDWVFAPMCDLARDPRWGRVVETAGEDPYLSALCNAAQVRGFQGEDPSASDRVAACLKHFVGYSAVTGGRDYNDAEVSEWTLRNMHLPIFHAGIDAGALTVMSSFNTLDGIPTVANRYALTEILRDEWGFDGFVVSDWMAVLEQVSWGYAKDAADAAARAISAGNDMDMKSDSYFPHLASEVRAGRVSLATVDEAVRRVLRVKFQVGLFERPYTEELGYRTDSRPEDLALARECVTKSAVLLKNNGILPLDTAGKKVALIGPVGEDHREILGCWTGFCSWSRETLASGLKAALPEDATLTVVKGCSINSVAGTKTLQDGRIVRDESEAPHDKDLQIEQAVQAALESDVAILALGEPKGWTGENASRMSLSLTGHQQALFDAVAATGKPVVAIIFSGRPLVLPEVWEKSAAVFYAWQPGTEAGNGLADLLVGKASPSARLSMSIPQHVGQVPIFYNHYNTGRPRSGQYRELAEPVAAYWFGYGLTYTSFEYSPVRIVPASEGKPAVAAITLTNTGERTGVEVPQMYIRQMVCHEGARPKQELRGFQRVELAPGASTEVRFELTDEVLGYVDRQGHARVDPGEYLIWIAPQAHQGSPVSFDYENERSQSYD